A genomic window from Nicotiana sylvestris chromosome 11, ASM39365v2, whole genome shotgun sequence includes:
- the LOC138880841 gene encoding uncharacterized protein yields the protein MGMDRLSSCYANVYCRTKMVRFQSPGEPVVEWKGNIAILKGRFISYLKARKMISKGYIYHLVHFRDVEAKPPTLQSIPVVNEFPDVFPDELPGLPPKREIEFSIDVLPATQSISIPPYGIAPVELRELKAQLKDLLDKGFSRPST from the coding sequence atgggaatggaccgGTTgtcctcatgctatgcaaatgtttattgtcgtacgaagatggttaggtttcaatctCCTGGTGAACCCGTCGTTGAATGGAAGGGGAACATTGCTATActgaaaggtaggtttatttcctatcttaaggcaaggaaaatgatctctaaaggttacatttatcatctcgttcactTTAGGGATGTAGAGGCAaagccgcctactctacaatcaatccctgtggtcaatgaatttccagatgttttcccagatgaactcccgggccttcctcctaaaagggagattgagtttagcattgatgtgttaccTGCCACTCAatcgatctctatccctccatatgGAATAGCCCCggtagagttgcgagagttgaaggcgcagttgaaggacttgctggataagggctttagtAGGCCTAGCACTtaa
- the LOC104214825 gene encoding uncharacterized protein has protein sequence MKQEINNFMQTDSESVYQAWERLAAMLRKCPHHGIQDPDILYIFNHGLKPSARNVIDAALGGSIMEKTNVEAMQLLNEISENAIQWPSDRTIIKKTTRLNQVEALNSLTQQIATLTQKVEAFQVGAHSSSQLENCDVCQGNHPNHECQALTQNEEQVNMIGYRNNYSFGRPMTQKHPGFQWSNPNGAENPQSFFNQKQQPQRAHQQSLEDLMYKFIKATDEKVESQHSTIKNLEIQVSQLATLMSGQIQDREGKPQEVEKVNEGENKIKFKFPKEQKDKRKNVLENELIINPHSVPLPFPQKMKREKLDKQFSKFLDILKQLYINIPFIDALKQMPSYAKFLKEILSSKRKLEEVSVDKLMQKCSAILQNKLPQKLGDPETFAIPCTVGGTHFEKALCDSDASINLMPFLIFKKLELGEMKDTGVSLQLADQRRAIIDVYQGQLILRVDEERVIFDMQKMMKFHGDESSSSCFQIDLLDDLVNEYKDNQLITGSLERCLARSSTISDDNTVIKEQAEILEKVRK, from the exons ATGAAGCAAGAAATCAATAATTTTATGCAGACAGATTCTGAATCTGTATACCAGGCATGGGAAAGATTAGCAGCAATGTTAAGAAAATGCCCACATCATGGTATCCAAGACCCTGACATTTTATATATTTTCAATCACGGTCTTAAACCCTCGGCTAGAAATGTAATTGATGCAGCATTAGGAGGATCAATAATGGAAAAAACTAATGTAGAAGCAATGCAATTGCTTAACGAGATTTCGGAAAATGCTATTCAATGGCCCTCAGATAGAACGATTATCAAGAAAACAACAAGATTAAATCAagttgaagctttgaattcattGACACAACAAATTGCGACCTTAACACAAAAAGTTGAGGCTTTTCAGGTAGGTGCTCACTCATCATCCCAACTTGAGAATTGTGATGTTTGTCAAGGTAATCATCCGAATCATGAATGTCAAGCTTTAACACAAAACGAGGAACAGGTAAATATGATTGGTTATAGAAATAATTACTCATTTGGTCGTCCCATGACACAAAAACATCCAGGATTTCAATGGAGTAATCCTAATGGTGCTGAAAATCCTCAAAGTTTTTTTAATCAAAAGCAGCAG CCTCAAAGAGCTCATCAACAAAGCCTTGAAGACCTGATGTACAAATTCATTAAAGCTACTGACGAGAAAGTTGAAAGTCAACATTCAACTATCAAGAATTTGGAAATTCAGGTAAGCCAATTAGCAACCCTCATGTCTGGACAAATTCAAG ATAGAGAAGGAAAGCCACAAGAAGTAGAAAAGGTAAATGAAggtgagaataaaataaaatttaagtttccaaaagaacaaaaggataaaaggaaaaatgtaCTAGAAAATGAATTGATAATAAATCCTCACTCTGTACCTCTCCCTTTTCCCCAAAAGATGAAAAGAGAAAAGCTTGACAAACAGTTTTCAAAGTTTCTAGATATTTTGAAGCAACTTTACATTAACATACCTTTCATAGATGCTTTGAAACAAATGCCTTCATATGCTAAATTTCTTAAAGAAATTCTatcaagtaaaagaaaattggAAGAAGTTTCAGTGGATAAGCTTATGCAAAAATGTAGtgctatacttcaaaataagctCCCGCAGAAACTTGGTGATCCAGAAACTTTTGCAATTCCTTGTACCGTGGGAGGTACTCACTTTGAAAAGGCGTTATGTGATTCAGATGCTTCAATAAATCTAATGCCTTTTTTAATTTTCAAGAAATTAGAACTTGGTGAAATGAAAGATACTGGAGTGTCTCTTCAATTAGCTGATCAAA GGAGAGCAATTATTGATGTTTATCAAGGACAACTAATATTGCGAGTTGATGAGGAAAGAGTAATTTTTGACATGcaaaaaatgatgaaatttcaTGGGGATGAGTCATCATCATCTTGTTTTCAAATTGACTTACTAGATGACCTTGTAAACGAATACAAAGATAATCAGTTAATTACTGGTTCATTGGAGAGATGTTTGGCTAGGTCAAGTACCATAAGTGATGATAACACCGTAATTAAAGAACAAGCTGAAATTCTAGAAAAAGTCAGAAAATGA